GTACGTGGTTTCAAAAGTCCGCGACAAGCAATTCCAAGCCGCGGTCGCGTTGCCGTTGATCGTCGTTTGTGCCAGCTTCTTTGGTGGCGTCGGTCTGGGCACGATCCTGGAAAGCGGAGATTCGACGGAAGCACACGCCAGCGAAACCGGTGACCACGCTGGCGAAAGCCATGTCGCGGCCGATGGTCACGACCATGCCGATCACGCTGACGAAGCGGATCACGCCGAAGGGGAATCGCTTGCGACGCTTGAAAACGAGATCAGTGGAGCCGATTACGGAGTCCGCGAACGTTTGGCCACCGACGCGACCAACACGGGGATTCAAAACGAGTTGTCAGCGATCGAGCGTCAATCGGCCATGGCCAGCGGTTCTGCGATCGTCGGACAATACGAGATCGATGCGACCATTGATTCGGTCCCAAGCGAATTCTTGACCCCGAGCCGAGCCGGTGTCTTCTTTAGCATCTACTACTGTATGACCGGGGTTCACGCGATCCACATTTTGGCCGGTATCGGCGTATTGGTTTGGTTGTTGGTACGATCGATTCGCCAAGACTTCAACCACAATTACTTTGGCCCAGTCGATTACGTCGGTCTGTATTGGCACTTGGTCGACTTGATTTGGATCTACCTGTTCCCGTTGTTGTACTTGATTCGCTAACGCGATTCTCGATGAATTGAAACGCTCTGGCATCGCAATGAATCGCGGTCGCCAGTGCCCCTATGCCTTGTTGGCTCGACGACTCACACAACCTTTCGATTGACTCAATTATGTCCGCTCACAATTCCGCATCTTCCGACCACGGCTCCGGTGAACATCGTGAAGGGTACGATTTCGCTCACCCCTTGCCGCTGCCGATCCTGTTTGGCGTCTTCGCCGCGCTTGTCTTTTTGACGATCGTGACGGTTGCCCAAGCCAGTTTTGATCTCGGTGGTCTTGATGTGGTGATTGTGATGGCGATTGCCACGGTCAAAGCAACGCTTGTGGTGCTGTTCTTTATGCACGTGTTGTATGACAAACCATTCAATGCGGTGGTGTTCATCTCGTCGTTTGTGTTTTTGGCGATCTTTATCATCGCAACACTCAGCGACAGTCGATTGACTTCGGACGACACCATTTTGGTGGATGACGCCGTCGTAACCACCTCCGATTCCTAAGATCGGATTTGTTGCGATGTAGGCCGAAACGCAGCGAAGTTTCGGCATGGCGGTGGTTGATGAATTCACCCTCGCCCTGAAAACGTGCCGGATCTGCATCGCGACCGCGATTGGATCCGGGCTTATCGTCTTCTTAAATTGGCTGCAACGCGTCGCTGTAGGCGCCGCCGATGCTCAGTGCGATCCGCAGGATCAAAAACACTAACATCGCCATCGTGCTGAGCCACACGATGCCGGTCGCCAATCCTGCCAGCGTCCCGACCGCCCGCTTGGCTTTCTCGTCATACTCTTGAGCAAGCATGTCAATCGATTCGGCATCGGTGCCCGACAGCTCTGAGATCTCGACGCGGGTGATAAATTCATCGGGAAACAACCGCGTTGCCTTCAAGGCTCCCGACA
The genomic region above belongs to Novipirellula caenicola and contains:
- a CDS encoding cytochrome C oxidase subunit IV family protein, which codes for MSAHNSASSDHGSGEHREGYDFAHPLPLPILFGVFAALVFLTIVTVAQASFDLGGLDVVIVMAIATVKATLVVLFFMHVLYDKPFNAVVFISSFVFLAIFIIATLSDSRLTSDDTILVDDAVVTTSDS
- a CDS encoding cytochrome c oxidase subunit 3 — translated: MSTLEADSATDAHGAHDHDHDHPSYLAHHFDTPEQQFDSGKLGIWIFLVTEVLFFGGMFCAYAIFRMLRPEVFEGCSQFLNTKLGAINTGVLLFSSLTMAWAVRCSQTENHKGLTALIATTLSCAMVFLGVKAIEYSHKFHMGLLPAGLFSYDPAHPHHEGGPNYLAWICAPFAIALIGVVIWYVVSKVRDKQFQAAVALPLIVVCASFFGGVGLGTILESGDSTEAHASETGDHAGESHVAADGHDHADHADEADHAEGESLATLENEISGADYGVRERLATDATNTGIQNELSAIERQSAMASGSAIVGQYEIDATIDSVPSEFLTPSRAGVFFSIYYCMTGVHAIHILAGIGVLVWLLVRSIRQDFNHNYFGPVDYVGLYWHLVDLIWIYLFPLLYLIR